A stretch of Pseudolysobacter antarcticus DNA encodes these proteins:
- the phaZ7 gene encoding extracellular native short-chain-length polyhydroxyalkanoate depolymerase PhaZ7 produces MKWLSISENRFTGMTFLSVATTVLFGCLNSAVGIAAFGVSGLIYSSQSNALSCGSYNGTICNGTATQYAGGFNPHAGESGGFGGAASCTVTHTPVVFVHGNGDNSTSWDSPTFQVSGYVQAPNSVYQQFKAAGYKDCELFGVTYLSASERSLPQSNYHRESKYAIVDNFIKAVKLYTGQAKVDLVTHSMGVSMSMAALDYYSDWGSVRRFVNIAGGLHGLDSCLWTGYANAYATTCGSQNWYDTWIFGVYPDSASPGINSWTGTSAARALPNTANSNTAVAFYTIYAGTNDEIMCATTSDYANCGNSPLLRNTSHNVKAQLNVGAGSNTQQVNWDWTTGIPWNVFGGDVDGVGHFHSRNNTGTIIVNMLTTACTDAACAAGYSYGPIQ; encoded by the coding sequence ATGAAATGGTTGTCGATTTCTGAAAATCGTTTCACTGGAATGACATTTTTGTCGGTGGCGACGACGGTATTATTCGGTTGCTTGAATTCAGCGGTGGGAATTGCAGCTTTCGGAGTGAGCGGGCTGATTTATTCGAGCCAGTCGAACGCGTTGAGTTGCGGCAGTTACAACGGCACGATTTGCAACGGAACTGCAACGCAGTACGCCGGTGGATTCAATCCGCACGCCGGCGAATCGGGTGGATTCGGTGGCGCCGCGAGTTGCACGGTAACGCATACGCCGGTCGTATTCGTGCACGGCAATGGTGACAATTCCACAAGCTGGGATTCGCCGACCTTCCAGGTGAGCGGTTATGTCCAGGCGCCGAATTCGGTGTACCAACAATTCAAGGCAGCAGGCTACAAGGATTGCGAACTGTTCGGCGTGACTTATCTCAGTGCCAGCGAGCGCAGCTTGCCGCAATCGAACTACCACCGCGAATCGAAATACGCGATTGTCGATAATTTCATCAAGGCGGTGAAGCTCTACACCGGGCAGGCAAAAGTCGATCTGGTAACGCATTCGATGGGTGTGAGCATGTCGATGGCGGCACTGGATTACTACAGCGACTGGGGCAGCGTACGCCGCTTCGTCAATATCGCTGGCGGCCTGCACGGACTGGATTCCTGCCTCTGGACCGGTTACGCCAACGCATACGCAACCACCTGCGGCTCACAGAATTGGTACGACACCTGGATTTTCGGTGTGTATCCCGATTCGGCATCGCCCGGCATCAATTCATGGACCGGTACCAGCGCAGCACGCGCCTTGCCAAACACTGCCAACAGCAATACCGCGGTCGCGTTCTACACGATTTATGCCGGCACGAATGACGAAATCATGTGCGCTACAACGTCAGATTACGCCAATTGCGGCAATAGTCCGCTGCTGCGCAATACCAGTCATAACGTCAAGGCGCAATTGAATGTCGGCGCCGGATCGAATACCCAGCAAGTCAATTGGGACTGGACAACTGGAATTCCATGGAATGTCTTCGGTGGCGATGTCGACGGCGTCGGTCATTTCCATTCACGCAATAATACCGGAACCATTATCGTTAATATGCTGACGACCGCCTGTACCGATGCCGCCTGTGCCGCAGGTTATTCCTACGGCCCGATCCAATAA